The Saprospiraceae bacterium genome includes a window with the following:
- a CDS encoding NAD(P)/FAD-dependent oxidoreductase gives MKSLSRRKFIEQGGIMASVFVMPLRFHSILNKKEMSDKKHFDVIIIGGSYSGLAAAMALGRALRKVLIIDSGKPCNRQTPHSHNFLTQDGKVPKEIASLAKQQVSMYDTVVFHNDLAIKASKTENGFEVQTSSRNIFKSKKLIFATGIMDEIPNIRGFSECWGISVLHCPYCHGYEVCNETTGIWGNGDYGFEFSKLISNWTKDLTLFTNGKSILTPEQSAMLERHDIKIVEKEIAALEHIKGHLQNIIFKDGSKSSVRAIYTRLPFEQHCQIPEHLGCGLTEDGYIKIDASQKTTISGIFACGDSVTRLRTVANAVSMGTTTGMIVNKELLEDKFTTNSK, from the coding sequence ATGAAAAGCCTTAGTCGAAGAAAATTTATTGAACAAGGTGGAATTATGGCATCCGTTTTTGTAATGCCTTTAAGATTCCATTCAATTTTAAATAAAAAAGAGATGAGTGATAAAAAACATTTTGATGTAATCATTATAGGAGGCAGTTATTCAGGGCTCGCTGCTGCAATGGCTTTAGGCAGGGCATTGAGAAAGGTATTGATTATTGACAGCGGTAAACCTTGTAACAGGCAAACCCCACATTCACATAACTTTTTAACTCAAGACGGAAAAGTACCTAAGGAAATCGCATCTCTTGCAAAACAACAAGTTTCAATGTATGATACCGTTGTATTTCATAATGATCTGGCAATTAAAGCAAGTAAAACTGAAAACGGTTTTGAAGTTCAAACATCTTCGAGGAATATTTTCAAATCAAAAAAATTGATTTTCGCAACGGGAATCATGGACGAAATTCCCAACATCAGAGGCTTTTCTGAGTGTTGGGGAATTTCCGTCCTGCACTGTCCTTATTGCCACGGATACGAAGTCTGCAATGAAACAACCGGAATCTGGGGCAATGGCGACTATGGATTTGAGTTTTCCAAACTCATTTCAAACTGGACTAAAGATTTGACACTATTTACAAACGGAAAATCAATATTGACTCCTGAACAATCCGCTATGCTTGAAAGGCATGACATTAAAATAGTAGAAAAGGAAATTGCAGCATTAGAACACATCAAAGGTCATCTTCAAAATATCATTTTCAAAGATGGATCAAAAAGTTCAGTTAGAGCCATTTACACACGGCTGCCTTTTGAGCAACACTGCCAGATACCAGAACATTTAGGTTGCGGACTAACCGAGGACGGATACATCAAAATAGATGCTTCCCAAAAAACAACCATAAGCGGCATTTTTGCTTGCGGTGATAGCGTAACGCGTTTGCGGACAGTAGCGAACGCTGTGTCAATGGGGACAACAACCGGAATGATTGTAAACAAAGAATTATTAGAAGATAAATTCACAACAAATAGTAAATAA
- a CDS encoding YIP1 family protein, giving the protein MDEISDINSENLNLTDKDLFTKIWTSPRQVFKYINDNHYDKYVTVLLILSGISRSFDRASMKNMGDKMSIWAILGFCIILGGLLGWISYYFYAALVSWTGKWLKGKGDTSSILRIISYAMIPSIIALIFLIPQIGIYGVEIFKENSNITSTGWISYFLFDGFMLLEFILGIWTIVFCVVGLSEVQKFSVGKSILNLLLPAIVIIIPILGLILLFTSF; this is encoded by the coding sequence ATGGATGAAATTTCAGATATCAACAGCGAAAATTTAAACTTGACAGACAAGGATTTATTTACAAAAATTTGGACTTCGCCAAGACAAGTTTTCAAATATATTAATGATAACCACTACGACAAGTATGTTACAGTATTATTGATTTTATCGGGTATTTCAAGGTCTTTTGACAGGGCTTCAATGAAAAATATGGGGGATAAAATGTCAATTTGGGCGATTCTTGGGTTTTGTATAATTCTTGGTGGATTATTAGGGTGGATTTCGTATTACTTTTACGCAGCACTTGTCAGTTGGACAGGAAAATGGTTAAAAGGGAAAGGGGATACTTCTTCAATTTTAAGAATAATTTCCTATGCCATGATACCTTCAATTATTGCTCTGATTTTTCTTATTCCTCAAATTGGAATTTATGGAGTAGAAATATTTAAAGAAAACAGTAATATAACAAGTACAGGGTGGATTTCTTATTTTTTATTTGATGGTTTTATGCTTTTAGAATTTATCCTTGGAATTTGGACCATAGTATTTTGTGTTGTTGGTCTTTCAGAAGTGCAAAAATTTTCAGTTGGAAAATCAATTTTGAATTTACTACTTCCGGCAATTGTGATTATAATCCCGATTTTGGGTCTTATATTATTATTTACATCATTTTAA
- a CDS encoding NAD(P)-dependent alcohol dehydrogenase, producing MKAIVYEKYGTANVLNLTEIDKPIPKSDMVLIRIISTSVSAADWRLRKADPFLARIFNGLFRPKRVKTLGFEISGMVEETGQNVSGFKKGDTVFAYCGLKFGGYAEYICLKETDIVAHKPENMSFEEAATTPLGSMTALSFLRKANISNGQKILIYGASGSVGTFAIQLAKYFGAQVTSVCSQKNINLVNSLGSNHSIDYATTKISSLQEKFDIIFDAVGKISKSECRKIMSDNGKFVSVKSQSKPTKNDLHFIKELIEAKKLISIIDRTYKLIDIREAHRYVEQFRKSGNVAILVKEGLI from the coding sequence ATGAAAGCAATTGTTTATGAGAAATATGGAACAGCTAATGTTCTGAATTTGACAGAAATAGACAAGCCTATTCCTAAAAGTGATATGGTTTTGATAAGAATAATTTCAACATCTGTATCAGCAGCCGATTGGAGGTTAAGGAAAGCAGACCCGTTTCTAGCACGCATATTTAATGGACTTTTTAGACCAAAAAGAGTGAAAACTTTAGGTTTTGAAATATCAGGAATGGTTGAAGAAACAGGTCAAAATGTAAGTGGTTTTAAAAAAGGCGATACCGTTTTTGCTTATTGCGGATTAAAGTTTGGAGGATATGCAGAATACATTTGTTTAAAAGAAACAGATATCGTAGCCCACAAACCAGAGAATATGTCTTTTGAAGAAGCTGCCACTACACCCTTAGGTTCTATGACAGCGTTGTCTTTTTTGCGAAAAGCAAACATTTCTAATGGTCAAAAAATATTGATTTATGGTGCTTCAGGTAGTGTAGGCACCTTTGCGATACAACTTGCCAAGTATTTTGGAGCACAAGTTACCTCAGTGTGTAGCCAAAAAAATATAAACCTTGTAAATTCTTTAGGGTCAAACCACTCCATCGACTACGCTACAACGAAGATATCCTCCCTACAAGAAAAATTTGATATAATATTTGATGCGGTCGGAAAAATCAGTAAATCTGAGTGCAGGAAAATTATGTCAGACAATGGAAAATTTGTTTCAGTCAAAAGTCAATCAAAGCCCACAAAAAATGATTTACATTTTATAAAAGAATTAATTGAAGCAAAAAAACTGATTTCAATTATAGATAGGACATACAAATTAATAGACATCAGAGAGGCCCACCGATATGTAGAACAATTTAGAAAGAGTGGCAATGTTGCAATATTAGTAAAAGAAGGATTGATTTAA
- a CDS encoding helix-turn-helix domain-containing protein, whose protein sequence is MKNIPVRHIKDSFFEERFSIRAIEPMVAKADLIHALHRHDFYFVLFIKNGVGEHEIDFIKYEVDNYSVFFIRPGQVHQLKLEKGTTGFMLQFTSDFYAPRENPANVVLRKVSNKIHCHLSTERFEKIELLLQAIFQEFSQKQERYKEVIKASLDIIFIELVRQNHNPNKNASEAKLYAQERLEELQDLLEKNIHTKKQVSEYAEMLSITPYQLNAITKALLQKTGSELITEHIILEAKRLLIGTANQVNQTANMLGYDDPSYFIRFFKKQTGLTPEAFRQNFK, encoded by the coding sequence ATGAAAAACATACCTGTAAGACATATAAAAGATTCTTTTTTTGAAGAACGTTTTAGCATAAGGGCTATTGAACCTATGGTGGCTAAAGCGGATTTGATTCACGCACTTCATCGGCATGACTTTTATTTTGTTTTGTTTATTAAAAATGGTGTGGGCGAACACGAAATAGATTTTATTAAGTATGAAGTGGACAACTACTCGGTTTTTTTTATCCGACCTGGACAAGTTCATCAATTAAAACTTGAGAAAGGTACTACGGGATTCATGCTGCAATTTACTTCTGACTTTTATGCCCCTCGTGAAAACCCTGCCAATGTTGTATTACGGAAGGTTAGTAATAAAATTCATTGTCATTTAAGTACAGAACGATTTGAAAAAATTGAATTGCTTTTGCAGGCTATCTTCCAGGAATTTAGCCAAAAGCAAGAACGATATAAAGAAGTTATTAAAGCCAGTTTAGACATTATTTTCATTGAATTAGTGCGTCAAAATCACAATCCAAATAAGAATGCCAGCGAAGCCAAACTTTATGCTCAAGAGCGTTTGGAAGAATTACAAGACTTACTGGAAAAAAACATTCACACCAAAAAACAAGTAAGTGAGTATGCTGAAATGTTGAGCATAACACCATATCAACTAAACGCCATTACGAAAGCGTTATTGCAAAAAACGGGTTCTGAACTTATCACTGAGCATATTATTTTAGAAGCCAAGCGCTTGCTTATAGGCACAGCCAACCAAGTAAATCAAACGGCCAATATGTTAGGCTATGATGATCCCTCCTATTTTATACGTTTTTTTAAGAAGCAAACAGGGCTAACTCCTGAAGCATTTCGCCAAAATTTTAAATAA
- a CDS encoding response regulator, protein MIKCVAIDDEPKAIEIIKKHVSKIDYLDLEKVFTDPFKAIKYINESKIELLFLDINMPDIDGMNFVKHLIQKPLIIFTTAHSEYAIESYEVEAIDFLLKPFDFSRFLVATNKVKERVLKFPVISSPFFFVSSGNKKIKMIYDDILYIKGEGNYVTYQTKSDRVMVRASISESQSELPSNTFIQIHRSTIVSLKWVDKVEDNHVYIATNKFPISSTYRESFLRAIRTK, encoded by the coding sequence ATGATAAAGTGTGTTGCCATAGATGATGAGCCTAAGGCTATTGAAATAATTAAAAAGCATGTTTCAAAAATTGACTATTTAGATTTAGAAAAAGTATTCACAGACCCCTTTAAAGCAATTAAGTATATAAATGAATCCAAAATAGAACTTCTTTTTCTTGACATAAATATGCCTGACATTGACGGTATGAATTTTGTTAAACACCTCATTCAAAAACCTTTAATAATCTTCACTACAGCACATAGTGAATATGCAATAGAAAGTTACGAAGTTGAAGCGATTGATTTCTTATTAAAACCATTTGACTTTTCAAGGTTTTTAGTCGCAACCAATAAAGTAAAAGAGCGGGTATTAAAATTTCCAGTAATCTCCTCTCCATTCTTTTTTGTTAGTTCAGGAAATAAAAAAATAAAAATGATTTATGATGATATTCTTTATATCAAAGGTGAAGGCAATTATGTTACCTATCAAACAAAATCAGACAGGGTAATGGTTAGGGCTTCAATATCAGAATCCCAAAGCGAACTTCCCTCAAACACATTTATACAAATTCATCGAAGCACAATTGTCTCCTTGAAATGGGTTGACAAGGTTGAGGATAATCATGTTTATATTGCCACCAATAAATTTCCAATAAGTTCGACTTATCGAGAATCATTTTTAAGAGCAATTAGAACAAAATAA
- a CDS encoding DUF4386 domain-containing protein, which produces MYSSNLNKKVKLNLPHKTAFWAGFFYILTFVSIPTLFLYQPIHEPNYLHSNANDNNVVIGGILEIIVALSGIITSIILFSVLKKQNETLAIGLIAARTLEACTIFVGVAFLLGAVTLHQQGAGESSIAISRALVALYDRIFVLGQSFMPAIDDLLLGILLYKSRLVPRWLSVIGIIGAFPLFAGYFALLFGVIERSSPLTGVAAIMVAFFEFTLGIYLLVKGIRKSKDRT; this is translated from the coding sequence ATGTATTCATCTAATTTAAATAAAAAGGTTAAGCTGAATTTACCTCACAAAACAGCTTTTTGGGCGGGTTTCTTTTACATACTCACCTTTGTTTCTATACCCACATTATTTTTGTATCAACCTATTCACGAGCCAAATTATCTGCATAGTAATGCTAACGACAATAATGTAGTGATTGGTGGCATACTGGAAATAATTGTAGCACTTTCTGGTATCATTACATCCATTATTTTATTTTCAGTTTTAAAAAAGCAAAATGAAACGCTTGCCATAGGGCTTATAGCTGCCCGTACATTAGAAGCTTGTACTATATTCGTTGGTGTGGCATTCCTATTAGGAGCAGTAACGTTGCATCAACAAGGAGCAGGAGAAAGTTCCATAGCGATAAGCCGTGCACTGGTAGCGCTTTATGACCGTATTTTTGTACTTGGTCAAAGTTTTATGCCCGCAATTGATGATTTATTGTTAGGTATATTGTTATACAAATCACGTTTAGTACCTCGTTGGCTTTCGGTCATTGGTATAATAGGTGCTTTCCCATTATTTGCCGGTTACTTTGCTCTCTTGTTCGGTGTTATAGAACGTTCTTCACCATTGACAGGAGTAGCTGCTATTATGGTAGCTTTTTTTGAATTTACATTAGGAATTTATCTGTTGGTTAAGGGAATAAGAAAATCGAAGGACAGAACTTAA
- a CDS encoding DUF1905 domain-containing protein, whose translation MIFKGVKYEFSVLPWQFSGKGAWIFVTLPAVLSKEIRDNFRSEEEGWGRLKATAQIGQSEWNTAIWYDSKSEAYLLALKAEIRKKENIEVDKTVQVILWI comes from the coding sequence ATGATCTTTAAAGGTGTAAAATATGAATTTAGTGTTTTGCCCTGGCAGTTTTCTGGAAAAGGAGCCTGGATATTTGTTACCTTACCGGCAGTTTTGTCCAAAGAAATTCGCGACAATTTCAGATCGGAAGAAGAAGGGTGGGGAAGACTGAAAGCCACTGCACAAATCGGACAAAGCGAATGGAATACAGCCATCTGGTATGATAGTAAATCAGAGGCATATTTACTGGCTTTGAAAGCAGAAATCAGAAAAAAAGAAAATATTGAAGTGGATAAAACCGTACAAGTAATACTATGGATATAG
- a CDS encoding alpha/beta hydrolase produces the protein MNCKQILYITFFIISTQIKAQTSIPNVVSGKINRIENFQSRYITERNVDIWLPEGYTDTIKYAVLYMHDGQMLYDPDQTWNKQAWDIDSVVTDLLKENKIGNFIVVGIWNDEQTRHQDYFPQKPFEQLTQIEKDTISARLQRAGKIKGIFNPKSDKYLKFITEELKPYIDKKYSVYTNRDNTFIAGSSMGGLISLYAICEYPEIFGGAACLSTHWTGSFTLENNPMPNEFLNYLNKNLPSPNLHKIYFDCGDQTLDSLYPKIQKEVDSIMVKKGYDINSWITRYFPGENHSEQAWNKRLNIPLEFLFKK, from the coding sequence ATGAACTGTAAACAAATTCTATATATTACCTTTTTTATAATTTCAACACAGATTAAAGCACAAACTTCGATACCAAACGTGGTAAGCGGAAAGATAAACCGTATTGAAAATTTTCAATCAAGATACATAACTGAAAGAAATGTGGACATTTGGCTACCGGAAGGTTATACCGACACCATAAAATATGCCGTGTTGTATATGCACGATGGACAAATGTTATATGACCCTGACCAAACCTGGAATAAACAAGCCTGGGATATTGATAGCGTAGTCACAGATTTATTGAAAGAAAATAAAATCGGGAATTTTATAGTAGTGGGAATTTGGAATGATGAACAAACCAGGCATCAGGATTACTTTCCGCAAAAGCCATTTGAGCAGTTAACACAAATTGAAAAAGACACTATCAGTGCACGATTGCAAAGAGCGGGCAAAATAAAAGGAATTTTCAACCCAAAATCTGACAAATATTTAAAATTCATTACAGAAGAACTAAAGCCATATATTGACAAGAAATATTCTGTATACACCAACAGAGATAACACTTTTATCGCTGGTAGCAGTATGGGCGGACTTATTTCACTTTATGCTATTTGTGAGTATCCCGAGATATTTGGGGGAGCTGCTTGTTTGTCGACACATTGGACAGGAAGCTTTACTTTAGAAAATAATCCAATGCCAAATGAATTTCTTAATTACCTGAATAAGAACCTTCCAAGTCCAAATTTGCATAAAATATATTTTGATTGTGGTGACCAGACACTAGATTCATTATATCCGAAAATTCAAAAAGAGGTTGATAGTATAATGGTTAAAAAAGGGTATGATATCAATAGTTGGATTACAAGATATTTTCCGGGAGAAAACCACAGTGAGCAAGCATGGAATAAACGTTTAAATATTCCTTTGGAGTTTTTATTTAAAAAATAA
- a CDS encoding sulfite exporter TauE/SafE family protein: protein MDITLQIAIISTTAFLVAILTFFSGFGLGTILTPVFMIFFPVELAIALTGVVHFFNNIFKLFLVGRHADREVLLRFGIPAVIAAIIGSFILLNISDLQPLFSYHAFGRHFEVYPVKFIISILLIIFASLDLIPYFSTLQFGKDKLPLGGALSGFFGGLSGNQGALRSAFLIKAGLSKEAFVATAVVVSTFVDFTRLSIYATKFTKSGLTDNLTVVICATLAGIAGAYLGNKLLKKVTFRFLQVTIAIMLIFISLALGAGIL from the coding sequence ATGGATATAACCTTACAAATCGCAATTATTTCTACGACAGCTTTTTTGGTTGCCATTCTGACCTTCTTTTCGGGCTTCGGTCTGGGGACGATTCTGACACCCGTTTTTATGATTTTTTTTCCGGTTGAGTTGGCTATTGCGTTGACCGGTGTGGTTCATTTTTTTAATAATATTTTCAAATTGTTTCTGGTAGGTCGTCATGCGGACAGAGAAGTGTTGCTGCGTTTTGGTATTCCGGCGGTAATTGCGGCTATTATTGGTTCTTTTATTTTATTAAACATATCCGACTTACAGCCTTTATTTTCCTACCATGCGTTCGGAAGGCACTTTGAAGTTTATCCCGTAAAATTTATCATTTCCATATTGCTGATCATTTTTGCAAGTTTGGACCTGATTCCATACTTCAGTACATTGCAGTTTGGCAAAGACAAATTGCCGCTCGGCGGCGCATTAAGCGGTTTTTTTGGCGGACTTTCCGGCAATCAGGGAGCATTGCGAAGTGCATTTTTGATCAAAGCAGGACTTTCAAAAGAAGCATTTGTTGCAACAGCCGTCGTGGTTTCAACATTTGTGGACTTCACCCGACTGAGTATTTATGCGACGAAGTTTACAAAATCCGGATTGACCGACAACCTGACCGTGGTCATTTGTGCAACATTGGCCGGAATTGCCGGGGCGTACCTGGGCAACAAACTATTAAAGAAAGTCACTTTCCGGTTTTTGCAAGTTACGATTGCCATTATGCTGATATTTATTTCGCTTGCTTTGGGGGCGGGGATATTATGA
- a CDS encoding ABC transporter ATP-binding protein has protein sequence MAIIISNLNKTYKNGVKALDNISLTFNNGMIGLLGPNGAGKSSLMRTLATLQTPDSGSIYFNEIDILKTPLELRKVLGYLPQEFGVYPKVSAEELLNYFSILKGITSKSERSKIIQYVLEITNLYEDRRKNVESFSGGMKQRFGIAQLLLNKPKLIIVDEPTAGLDPAERNRFLNVLREVGTDNTVIFSTHIVEDIKDLCQNIVIMNKGKVLKYTTPAKAIQEINGKIWVKKIAREILETEESQHQILSSKYNADNSLTIKVNAENRPDDEWNSIEPQLEDVYFISLKNN, from the coding sequence ATGGCAATAATAATTTCCAACCTCAATAAGACCTATAAAAACGGAGTTAAGGCATTAGACAATATCAGCCTGACTTTCAACAACGGGATGATTGGATTGCTTGGACCAAATGGTGCTGGCAAATCCTCCTTAATGAGAACTCTTGCCACCCTACAGACTCCCGATAGTGGAAGTATTTATTTTAATGAAATTGATATTCTAAAAACTCCGCTGGAACTACGCAAAGTGTTAGGTTATTTGCCTCAGGAATTCGGAGTGTATCCCAAAGTTTCAGCAGAAGAACTACTTAATTATTTCTCAATTTTGAAAGGCATTACTTCAAAGAGTGAAAGAAGTAAAATCATACAATACGTTTTGGAAATCACTAACCTATATGAAGACAGAAGAAAAAACGTAGAAAGTTTTTCAGGCGGAATGAAACAACGATTTGGCATTGCACAACTCTTATTGAACAAGCCCAAGCTAATTATTGTGGATGAACCAACGGCAGGTTTAGATCCTGCTGAAAGAAACAGATTTCTAAATGTTTTGAGAGAAGTTGGCACAGACAATACTGTAATTTTCTCTACTCATATTGTAGAAGATATTAAGGACTTGTGCCAGAATATTGTCATAATGAATAAGGGTAAAGTTTTGAAATACACCACTCCTGCTAAAGCTATTCAAGAAATTAATGGTAAAATTTGGGTTAAGAAAATTGCAAGAGAAATATTAGAAACTGAAGAGTCGCAACATCAGATACTTTCATCAAAATATAATGCAGATAATAGCTTAACAATAAAAGTTAATGCAGAAAATCGTCCTGATGACGAATGGAATAGTATTGAGCCACAATTGGAAGATGTATATTTCATTTCATTGAAGAACAACTAA
- a CDS encoding histidine kinase translates to MKKLNSKIQILVLKKVELILILLFGLIYFIMAIFGRGNYWNSFESTNLIAIIICFPIVFVINSYLLIPILAKNKKWFLYFALVILVFLLIEWVRIKAISTEHFLGNENISISFVLAFVMSWLFITTRDWFFNVRLIEILKTEKLTTEIAFLKAQVDPHFMFNTLNAMYALALEEESPKTADSIIKLSTLMRYNLHDSNADFISIEKEIDYIEKYIALQNLRLNENNRLDVDIRVDANVTPNTKIAPLILIPFIENAFKYGVSPSKETAITIKIHAANHSIELETSNTIIFNTGDRELKGIGLQNVEKRLNLLYPKQHTFICNQSEEKYYTHLIIKFEK, encoded by the coding sequence TTGAAAAAGTTAAATAGTAAAATACAAATATTAGTTCTTAAAAAAGTGGAGTTGATTTTGATCCTTCTTTTTGGGTTGATTTATTTTATCATGGCAATTTTTGGTAGAGGCAATTACTGGAACTCATTTGAGAGTACAAATCTTATTGCTATCATTATTTGTTTCCCAATAGTTTTTGTAATCAATTCTTATTTGCTAATTCCAATTTTAGCAAAAAATAAAAAATGGTTTCTGTATTTCGCTTTAGTAATTCTTGTATTCTTATTAATTGAATGGGTTAGAATTAAAGCAATTTCAACAGAACATTTTTTAGGAAATGAGAACATTTCCATTTCATTTGTTTTGGCATTTGTAATGTCGTGGCTTTTTATAACCACAAGAGATTGGTTTTTTAATGTAAGGCTAATCGAAATATTAAAGACGGAAAAATTAACAACGGAAATCGCATTTCTTAAAGCACAAGTAGATCCTCACTTCATGTTCAATACGCTAAATGCAATGTATGCATTAGCCCTTGAAGAGGAAAGCCCAAAAACCGCAGACAGTATTATTAAACTGAGTACATTGATGAGATACAATCTTCATGACTCCAATGCGGATTTTATAAGCATTGAAAAAGAAATTGATTACATTGAAAAGTACATTGCATTGCAAAATTTACGGCTTAATGAAAATAACCGCCTGGATGTAGATATAAGAGTAGATGCAAACGTTACTCCTAATACCAAAATTGCACCACTTATTTTAATCCCATTTATTGAAAATGCCTTTAAGTATGGAGTAAGTCCTTCAAAGGAAACAGCAATTACAATTAAAATTCACGCAGCCAATCACTCAATTGAATTGGAAACATCCAACACAATCATTTTTAATACTGGTGACCGTGAATTAAAAGGTATTGGATTACAGAATGTAGAAAAGCGACTTAATTTATTGTATCCGAAACAGCATACATTCATATGCAATCAATCAGAAGAAAAGTATTATACTCACTTAATAATTAAATTTGAAAAATGA
- a CDS encoding short chain dehydrogenase has product MNTKKRIIIVGASGTMGRFLADVLEKENHEIIRVSRTSADIQVDTTSTQSIQQMYEKVGAFDALISTAGNTFVGPWEKLNDQSFRTGVEGKMMGQINLVLIGQRYINPKGSFTLIAGALTHEPQLNFANASAANGAVEGFVRAAAVELGDGIRINAVSPTVIENSPQYFDYFPGEIPTTMRQLEFGFKKSLFGTLTGQIIKP; this is encoded by the coding sequence ATGAATACCAAAAAAAGAATTATCATAGTAGGTGCTTCAGGCACTATGGGGCGGTTTTTAGCTGATGTGTTGGAAAAGGAAAACCACGAAATCATAAGGGTAAGCAGAACATCTGCCGATATACAAGTAGATACCACTTCCACCCAATCAATTCAACAAATGTATGAAAAGGTAGGTGCATTTGATGCACTGATTTCAACTGCGGGTAACACCTTTGTTGGACCTTGGGAAAAACTCAATGACCAATCTTTCAGAACGGGTGTTGAGGGCAAAATGATGGGGCAAATTAATTTGGTATTAATTGGTCAGCGCTACATCAATCCAAAAGGTTCTTTCACTTTAATAGCTGGTGCATTGACACACGAACCTCAATTGAATTTTGCCAACGCATCTGCTGCAAATGGTGCCGTGGAAGGATTTGTGAGAGCTGCGGCCGTTGAGTTGGGAGATGGTATTCGCATCAATGCAGTAAGTCCTACAGTTATTGAAAATTCACCACAGTATTTTGACTATTTCCCGGGCGAAATCCCTACAACGATGAGGCAATTGGAGTTTGGCTTCAAGAAAAGTTTGTTTGGCACATTAACAGGTCAAATTATTAAACCATAA
- a CDS encoding acyltransferase family protein has product MNTRRYDLDWLRIIAILLLHLFHSAMPFVSEWGWHIKNPETSNLFLEFNYFLSKWRMPILFFISGIGTVFVLNQFNAGHYVLQRAKRLLVPLLFGMLVVVPPQIYFERIFSGVSYNSYFEFFPSIFTTGAYPNGNLSWHHLWFIMYLFVYSLLFIPIFLFLNSEAGKKVVEFIANIPKGLGLYYSIIVLYSASFLYFWFPEETHALVNDWAGFTRYFLFFIFGGFIGTNTTFWNSIENNRKLHLKFAFFSITFINVLRWNDMEPEWGWNFPNLLFLLLRDFNAWFWVLAILGYGKKYLNIKTKFLDYANEAIYPFYILHQTFIVVITYYVVQVKNESILNKYLFVTFISFILTMGVYEFLIKPYNSVRFFFGMKPK; this is encoded by the coding sequence ATGAATACACGAAGGTACGATTTAGACTGGTTGAGAATAATTGCAATACTACTTTTGCACTTATTTCACTCTGCAATGCCCTTTGTTTCAGAATGGGGGTGGCATATAAAAAATCCGGAAACGAGTAATTTGTTTTTAGAATTTAATTATTTTTTATCTAAATGGAGAATGCCCATCTTGTTCTTTATCTCAGGAATAGGTACTGTATTTGTTCTCAATCAGTTTAATGCAGGTCATTACGTATTACAAAGAGCCAAAAGACTATTAGTGCCACTTTTATTCGGAATGCTTGTTGTAGTTCCCCCTCAAATTTATTTTGAAAGAATTTTTTCTGGGGTTTCTTACAACTCATATTTCGAATTTTTCCCCTCTATTTTCACAACAGGAGCTTATCCGAATGGTAACCTAAGCTGGCATCATTTATGGTTTATTATGTACTTATTTGTTTATTCATTACTATTCATTCCCATATTTTTGTTTTTAAATTCGGAGGCAGGAAAAAAAGTAGTTGAATTTATAGCAAATATTCCTAAAGGCTTAGGTTTATACTATTCTATTATAGTTCTTTACTCAGCAAGCTTCTTATACTTTTGGTTTCCTGAAGAAACACACGCATTAGTAAATGATTGGGCCGGATTTACCCGCTATTTCCTCTTTTTTATCTTTGGTGGTTTTATTGGTACAAATACAACTTTTTGGAACTCTATAGAAAATAATAGAAAGTTACATCTAAAATTTGCTTTTTTCAGTATTACATTTATCAATGTGCTTCGGTGGAATGATATGGAACCTGAATGGGGTTGGAATTTTCCAAATTTATTATTCTTGCTTTTGAGAGACTTTAATGCTTGGTTTTGGGTTCTTGCTATTTTGGGCTATGGAAAGAAGTACCTTAACATAAAGACTAAATTTCTGGATTATGCCAATGAAGCCATATATCCGTTTTATATCCTTCATCAAACTTTTATAGTTGTGATTACTTACTACGTTGTTCAGGTAAAAAATGAAAGCATACTCAATAAATATCTATTTGTGACTTTTATATCATTTATACTCACTATGGGTGTTTATGAATTTTTAATTAAGCCGTATAATTCGGTTAGATTCTTTTTTGGAATGAAGCCCAAATAA